One Paroedura picta isolate Pp20150507F chromosome 16, Ppicta_v3.0, whole genome shotgun sequence genomic region harbors:
- the LOC143825413 gene encoding vomeronasal type-2 receptor 26-like, with product MVQYRHLFTLTLTTAGGQKGARSVTKNYQHILALAFAIKELNENPSFLQNTSLGLYILNSYGLGRMTFKATLSVLSAQQTLVPNFSCDHRQKFVAVIGGHLSETSAQMASILNIFKTPQMVPDDTHQYRGVVQLLHHFEWTWIGLLAMDDDMGNQFLRRIIPILSENSICFAFIYKITKLTYVKDMIEFVINQAEHYPILMDKKTNIFYVYGELSAMLHKFLRKTLFNNTVGESIQFDQNGELVTVFDVTNWVTFSNGSFARVKVGQLDPQAPSENELTIEDDQIVWHRSFNQVLPISVCNDPCQPGFSKSKKEGEKFCCYDCTPCPEGMVSENKDMDSCVKCSDNRFPSESHQECLLKVPSYLSYKETLGIVFVFFAVSFSLVTLLVLGTFIKYKDTPIVKANNRSLTYILLLSLLLCFLSSLMFIGKPGKVTCLLRQTAFSLIFCVALCSVLAKTITVVLAFMATKPGSHMRRWVGKKLAHSIVLSGSLIQAVFCTVWICIFPPFPQMNMHAQPKEIILECNEGSAMMFYSVLGYLGFLASVSFTVAFLARKLPGCFNEAKFITFSMLLFCSVWFSFVPSYLGSKGKFMVAVEIFSILSSGAGLLGCIFFPKCYIILLRPEINIREQIRIM from the exons ATGGTTCAGTATAGACATTTGTTTACACTGACTCTAACAACTGCAGGTGGCCAGAAGGGTGCCAG GTCAGTCACAAAAAACTACCAGCACATTTTGGCCTTGGCTTTTGCTATAAAAGAACTGAATGAGAATCCCAGCTTCTTACAAAACACCAGCTTAGGTCTCTACATCCTCAATAGCTACGGCCTTGGAAGAATGACTTTTAAGGCTACTCTCAGTGTACTTTCTGCACAGCAGACGCTGGTCCCTAACTTCAGCTGTGATCACCGGCAAAAATTCGTAGCTGTTATTGGAGGGCATTTGTCTGAAACTTCTGCTCAGATGGCCTCAATCCTGAACATCTTCAAGACTCCTCAG atggtgcctgatgacaCCCATCAGTACAGGGGAGTTGTACAGTTACTTCATCATTTTGAATGGACTTGGATTGGGCTCCTGGCTATGGATGATGACATGGGAAACCAGTTTTTGCGGAGAATAATACCTATCCTTTCTGAGaatagcatttgttttgcattcatatACAAAATAACAAAGTTGACTTACGTAAAGGACATGATAGAATTTGTTATAAACCAAGCTGAACACTACCCAATATTAATGGACAAAAAAACCAACATATTTTATGTTTATGGAGAACTTTCAGCCATG TTACACAAGTTTTTAAGGAAAACCTTGTTCAACAATACAGTTGGAGAAAGCATACAGTTTGATCAAAACGGAGAATTAGTTACAGTTTTTGATGTCACCAACTGGGTTACCTTCTCAAATGGGTCATTTGCTAGGGTGAAAGTCGGACAactggatcctcaggccccttcagagaatgAGCTCACTATAGAAGACGATCAAATTGTGTGGCATAGAAGCTTTAACCAG GTGCTTCCTATTTCTGTGTGCAATGACCCATGCCAGCCTGGCTTCAGCAAGtcaaagaaggagggagagaaattttgctgctatgattgtactCCCTGTCCAGAAGGGATGGTCTCTGAGAACAAGG ATATGGATTCCTGTGTCAAATGTTCAGATAATCGATTTCCCAGCGAAAGCCATCAAGAATGCCTTCTCAAGGTCCCAAGCTACCTTTCATACAAAGAGACTTTAGGAATCGTCTTTGTCTTCTTTGCTGTATCTTTCTCTTTGGTCACATTATTAGTCCTTGGGACCTTCATAAAATACAAGGACACTCCCATTGTTAAAGCCAACAACCGAAGCCTCACAtatattctcctcctctccctcctgctttgtTTCCTCAGTTCCTTGATGTTCATTGGAAAGCCAgggaaggtgacctgccttctgcgCCAAACTGCTTTCAGCCTCATCTTCTGTGTGGCTCTTTGTAGTGTCTTAGCCAAAACTATCACTGTAGTCCTGGctttcatggccaccaaaccagggtcccacatgaggcgatgggtgggtaaaaaactgGCCCATTCCATTGTCCTTTCAGGCTCCTTAATTCAAGCAGTGTTTTGTACTGTTTGGATTTgtattttccctcccttcccacaaatGAACATGCATGCACAACCAAAGGAAATTatcctggaatgtaatgagggctCTGCTATGATGTTTTACTCTGTCCTTGGTtatctgggctttctggccaGTGTCAGCTTCACAGTGGCCTTTCTTGCCAGGAAGCTACCTGGTTGTTTTAATGAAGCaaagttcatcactttcagtatgttgctcttttgcagtgtttggttttcctttgtaCCAAGTTACTTGGGCTCTAAAGGAAaattcatggtggctgtggagatcttctccatcttgtcaTCTGGTGCTGGATTATTGGGTTGCATCTTCTTtccaaaatgctacatcattttgTTGAGGCCAGAAATTAACATTAGGGAACAGATTAGGATCATGTGA
- the LOC143825414 gene encoding vomeronasal type-2 receptor 26-like, whose amino-acid sequence MLLFLMLVLLMLPCCIVCGTSSINCSIYDDPFPIPHNFYQPGDFLIGGIAAQVAFLNNPPSFLEHPARMVVDEPGSVTKNYQHILAMAFAVKELNENPNFLTNISLGLYIINSYGLGRMTFKATLSVLSAQQRLVPNFSCDNRQKFIAVIGGRLSETSAQIGSILNIYNTPQLTFGSFSLAKDDKKQFPSIYQMVPGDTHQYRGVIKLFHHFRWTWIGLLAMDDDMGNQFLRRITPLLFENSICFSFIYKITKVTYIKDMSDFVIKQAEHYPLLMDKKLNKFLRKTLFNNSVGESIKFDQDGELVTVFDVTNWVTFSNGSFARVKVGRLDPQAPSENELTLEDDQIVWHRSFNQVLPISVCNDPCQPGFSKSKKEGEKFCCYDCTPCPEGMTSENNDMDACVECPDNRFPSERHHECLLKITTYLSYEETLGIIFLILAVSFSLVTSLLLGTFMKYKDTPIVKANNRSLTYILLLSLLLCFLSSLMFIGKPGKVTCLLRQTTFSLIFCVALSSVLAKTITVVLAFMATKPGSHMRRWVGKKLAYSIVLSGSLIQAVICTVWVCISPPFPQMNMHAQPREIILECNEGSALMFYSVLGYLVFLASVSFTVAFLARKLPGSFNEAKFITFSMLVFCSVWFSFLPTYLSSKGKSMVAVEIFSILSSAVALLGCIFFPKCYIILLRPEMNIREQIIRTM is encoded by the exons ATGCTCCTGTTTCTGATGCTGGTGCTGCTGATGCTGCCCTGTTGTATAGTCTGTGGGACGTCTTCCATTAATTGCTCTATATATGATGACCCCTTTCCGATTCCTCACAACTTTTATCAACCAGGGGACTTTCTTATTGGTGGAATTGCTGCTCAGGTTGCTTTCTTAAATAACCCTCCATCTTTTCTAGAACACCCAGCACGCATGGTGGTTGATGAACCTGg GTCAGTCACAAAAAACTACCAGCACATTTTGGCTATGGCATTTGCTGTAAAAGAGTTGAATGAGAATCCCAACTTCTTAACAAATATCAGCTTGGGGCTCTACATAATCAATAGTTACGGCCTTGGAaggatgacttttaaggccacaCTCAGCGTACTTTCTGCGCAGCAGAGGCTGGTCCCTAACTTCAGCTGTGATAACCGGCAGAAATTCATAGCTGTAATTGGAGGCCGTTTgtctgaaacctctgctcagATTGGCTCCATTTTGAATATCTACAATACTCCTCAG cTGACGTTTGGATCATTTTCCCTTGCAAAAGATGACAAAAAACAATTTCCTTCCATATATCAGATGGTGCCTGGTGACACCCATCAGTACAGGGGAGTTATAAAGTTATTTCATCATTTTCGATGGACTTGGATTGGGCTCCTGGCTATGGATGATGACATGGGAAACCAGTTTTTGCGGAGAATAACACCTCTACTCTTCGAGAACAGCATTTGTTTTTCATTCATATACAAAATAACAAAGGTGACTTACATAAAGGACATGTCAGACTTCGTTATTAAACAAGCTGAACACTACCCACTATTAATGGACAAAAAA TTAAACAAGTTTTTAAGGAAAACCTTGTTCAACAATTCAGTCGGAGAAAGCATAAAGTTTGATCAAGATGGAGAATTAGTTACAGTTTTTGATGTCACCAATTGGGTCACCTTTTCCAATGGGTCATTTGCTAGGGTGAAAGTTGGACGactggatccccaggccccttcagagaatgAGCTCACTCTCGAAGATGATCAAATTGTGTGGCATAGAAGCTTTAATCAG GTGCTTCccatttctgtctgcaatgaCCCTTGCCAGCCTGGCTTCAGCAAAtcaaagaaggagggagagaaattttgctgctatgattgtactCCTTGTCCAGAAGGGATGACTTCTGAGAATAATG ATATGGATGCCTGTGTTGAATGTCCAGATAATCGATTTCCCAGCGAACGCCATCATGAATGCCTTCTCAAGATCACAACCTATCTTTCATATGAAGAAACTTTAGGGATCATCTTTCTCATTTTGGCTGTATCTTTCTCTCTAGTCACATCATTATTGCTTGGAACCTTCATGAAATACAAGGACACTCCCATTGTTAAAGCCAACAATAGAAGCCTCACATACATCCTCCTCCTCTCACTCTTGCTTTGTTTCCTCAGTTCCCTGATGTTTATAGGAAAGCCAgggaaggtgacctgccttctgcgCCAAACGACTTTCAGCCTCATCTTCTGTGTGGCTCTTTCCAGTGTCTTAGCCAAAACTATAACTGTGgtcctggccttcatggccaccaaaccagggtcccacatgaggagatgggtgggtaaaaaactgGCCTATTCCATTGTCCTTTCTGGCTCTTTAATTCAAgcagttatttgtactgtttgggtttgtatttcccctcccttcccacaaatGAATATGCATGCACAACCCAGGGAAatcatcctggaatgtaatgagggctCTGCTTTGATGTTTTACTCTGTTCTTGGCTATCTGGTCTTTCTGGCTAGTGTTAgcttcacagtggcttttcttGCCAGGAAGCTACCTGGCAGttttaatgaagccaagttcatcactttcagtatgttggtcttttgcagtgtttggttttcctttctTCCAACTTACTTAAGCTCTAAAGGCaaatccatggtggctgtggagatcttctctatcttgtCATCTGCTGTTGCCTTACTAGGTTGCATCTttttcccaaaatgctacatcattttgcTGAGGCCAGAAATGAACATTCGGGAGCAGATAATTAGGACCATGTGA